One Micromonospora sp. WMMD812 genomic window carries:
- a CDS encoding FMN reductase, producing the protein MTRRLAVVSAGLSQPSSTRLLADQLAGATRDELAGRGEAVDLHQIELREHAHDVVNHLLTGFPSESLRAVLDTVTGADGLIAVTPIFNASYNGLFKSFFDLVEADALADRPVLIAATGGTARHSLALEHGLRPLFAYLHAVVVPTAVFAAPEDWSGDTAESGLRGRIDRAAAELAEQIHRRPPSTGPVDPFALTTSFEELLGGAGH; encoded by the coding sequence ATGACCCGCCGCCTCGCCGTGGTCTCGGCCGGTCTCAGCCAGCCCTCGTCGACCCGGCTGCTCGCCGACCAGCTCGCCGGGGCGACCCGCGACGAGCTGGCCGGCCGGGGCGAGGCGGTGGACCTGCACCAGATCGAGCTCCGCGAGCACGCCCACGACGTGGTGAACCACCTGCTCACCGGCTTCCCGTCGGAGTCGTTGCGGGCGGTGCTCGACACGGTCACCGGCGCGGACGGGCTGATCGCGGTCACGCCGATCTTCAACGCCTCGTACAACGGGCTGTTCAAGTCGTTCTTCGACCTGGTCGAGGCGGACGCCCTCGCCGACCGGCCGGTGCTCATCGCCGCGACGGGCGGCACCGCCCGCCACTCACTGGCCCTGGAGCACGGCCTGCGGCCGCTGTTCGCGTACCTGCACGCGGTCGTGGTGCCGACGGCGGTCTTCGCCGCCCCGGAGGACTGGTCCGGCGACACGGCCGAATCCGGGCTGCGGGGGCGGATCGACCGGGCCGCCGCCGAGCTGGCCGAGCAGATCCACCGGCGGCCACCGTCCACCGGGCCGGTCGACCCGTTCGCGCTGACCACCAGCTTCGAGGAACTGCTCGGCGGCGCGGGCCACTGA